In Bacillota bacterium, the sequence GTAGTAGGCAATGAGTAGACCCCCTACTGCCCGAAGGCCGCCGTTTGTAATGACCCCTGGGGCAAACTCTCCGGTGGCAGATTCCATAACGGTCCTGGGCGGACTCCAGGTTATCCCTCCGTCCTCGGATACCGACATCACCATCCTTTGGCCCACATCGTCCTCGTCCCGTTCTCCACAGGACCAGGTGGCATACAGCCGACCGAAGGCAGCTGTAAGCTGGGGATGATGGCTAAAGGCTGCTCCTTCGGTACCTTGGAACACCACCGTACAGTCGGTCTCAAGGAAAACCGGTTCCCTTTGACCCCAAAGGTTGGTAATCGGTGAAGGCGGGGTCTTGGTAGGACCGTTCTGCATATCTACCACTCCTTTCGTGAAATCAAATTCTACTGCAGGTATACCACGCATCGAGGGCCCGTAGCACCTGGGGTTCGAGCTTTACTGGCCAGCGGGTATAAAGGGGGAACTCCATTCCCCGGAGATGCACAACATACTTGGCCGCCTGTGGATGCCCCCGAATAAGGAGGGAGTCAAGGAAGACTAGCTCCCTGTGTAACACAGCGGCTATTTCATCCTTCTGAGTGACAGCCCACCAAAAACGAACAACCAAATCGGTATAGCAGGTGGAGGTGATGGTCATTATTCCCCCAGCCCCAGCCGCAATGGCATCACGAGCAAAGGGCGTATTAGCCTGATAAACAATCGCTTTGGGCGCTGAATTAATCTTGGCGGTAATACCCTCCATGGTACAAGTGGTATCTTTGATTCCCACCGCTCCTCGAGCCACTAACCGGGTGAAGACTTCTACGGGCAACAGGTGGGGTTCCACCTGGGGCCATTCGTAAAGGAAGACAGGCACCGGCGAAGCTTCGATAAGAGCGGTGAAATACTCCTCCAGCTTAACCACATCCAGCGCCAAACCGTCATAGGGAACCAAGACAACACCAGAAACACCAGTGGCGACCATTCTATCCAGTTCCTCCCGATGCCTTTCGGGATCGGGATGGAGATTGGCCACCGCCAAAACCCGAACATCCTTCGCCCGGAACACGGCTCTTTCTGCCAACGCCAAGCGCTCCTGCAAATTGAGCCACTTCATCTCGCTGGAACCGCACACGGCGAAAAGCCCATGGGGTTTCTGGGACAATTGCCAATCCACATAGGCATCGTATGTATACCAATCGATGCCTTTGTCAGCATCGAATGGGGTGAGAAGCAAGCTCATCACGCCCCGAAACAACTCTGCTTCCCCGCTTGTCTTCTGCCGTTTACCGTCCATTTCCTCAACACCTGCTTCTCTTGCGGTTCCCTCGTCCCGTTTCACATAGGCAGTCCGAGGACCACGATTCTCAATCGTCGATAACCAATCGGTTATCCCGTGATTATTGTCGAATTTATAGCTAACCTATTCTAGTATTATGGCCCGGTTTGGTATATCCGCTTAACTCATTACTTATGCTGTGGCTATTCCAAATCCTCCTTTTAGGATCAGTCTTCTTTCGATTCCATTCCGAGTTCGCAGGCAAGGGTAAGGTATCCTCACTCGCCCTAGTTTTCTCAGTTCAATTGGTCACGGCCTTTTTCTGAGCCGGTACGACCCCACGAATCTCGTAGAAGGCCACGCCGTGACCTGGCAAGTAATCGGAAATCTCCAGGATTCCATCTTGGATCGACACTTTCAACACCGTCGACCTTAGTTGGCTGAGCTCATAGTAAACAGGCTCCCGAGTACGCCAGAACTCCTGGTCCGCTGGGTTCCGCAACACCTCCGGAATCTCCACAGAATACTTGGACCAGTTGTTATAGTCGGAATCGGTAAGCCCCCGTTCCCTCTCGTCAGCCTCCCAGGCCGGCCACCAGTTAGCATGGTCATCATCAACTCGCCATAATTCCAAGGTAACTGTCCCACCATCGACCGCGGCGATGTTGCGAATCTCCATGATCACTTCGTCGTCGATACGGGAGAAAGGATCCCGCTGCACGTTATACACCAAAAGGCGCAGGGTTTGGGTCTCGGCATCGTAGGAAGCCAGTCCATCAATATCCACATGGGTATGTTCTGAACGGCACACCACTTCACCGCCTATGCGGGTATCACCCACCATGCGGTAGGTCAGATTGGCAATATTACTCCCAATGGCATTGGCACCGCCCCAGGTGCCGCCGGTAGACAGGCTCCACAATGCGAACCAATCGATGTCATGGTCCACCAGTACCTTAAACAACTTAGCATCGGCAGCTCCCTGGGCCGACAGGTTTAAAGCCGCCGAGACAAGAGGTTTAGAATCCCATCCCTGCAGTATGCGGCCCTCGTCAACACCGTAGCGCAGACCCGCAAGACCCACCTCTTCGGCCTTTTCCCGGACCAAGCTCACGGTTTCAATAAGCTTAGCATGATCCAAACCGCGCAGTGTCCGATCATAGAAGGAAACGGCCAGAAAGTCTATTTGGGTACCGACCGCTCCGGTCCTATGATTCACACCCCGGGCCACATGTTCGATGAACTCCCGCTCATCCCAATAGCCCTCGAGGACGCTCATACTGTGGGCACCCACGATGACGTTTTCCGGGCCCAGCACATCCTCCAAGGCAGCCACGGTATAGTCATAAAGCTTAAAGTACGCTATTTTCGTCTCTTCCGGCGTGCCGGCGTCGAACCAGGCTTTGTTCTCATACTCGGTGAGTACACCCCACATCCAGGTCTTCACCTCATCGATGCCGAACTCCTTGACCAAGTCCTCCGCTAAAGCCTTAATATACCGATAGTAGATCTCATAGTCGTCGGGGGGACGCAAATTGGCCCCAAATTCCACACCGATCACCGGAGGTGAACTATACTTCTCAGGGACGTTACCCGTCTTAATGTACGGCTTCAGGCCCTGTCGCAGCACCTGACGGATCGCGTCCTTCAGTTTCTCGAAGTTGTAATCCCACCATACATTTCGGTTGTATGGATCGTTAAAAAGATCCCGCCAGTCAACACCACCGGTAGCCGTCATCAGTTGTACGGTCTCGACGAAGGGAAAGTTTGATGCCATATAATCTTCGGGCTGTTCGGCTGCATCGCTTCGCCAGGTGGGATCATAAAACCAACTGTTTAATACACTAAACTTGTTTTCGATGGTCCTTCCCTGATCCTGCATGTCAAATATCAAATACGACGCTGCCTCGGCACCGACTCTGGAAACAATGAGCATACCGAAAACCAATAGGCCTATGATAGCGACCAGTCTAAAGTGTCCGCTCCCTGCTTTTACCATCATCCATGCCCCTCACTTTCCAAAAACCTCAGTGGAGACTCTAAACCCGTTTGTCCACACACTATGTGGACCTTGGAATCCTCCCTTTTCTTGACTCGGCTGTTTTCTCTGCTCCCGCACCCAGCTCCTACGGCAACGGTTCCCGGGTCGTTCAGCTTATTCTGAACACATAACCATGCGCTTATACCTTATTATCATTGGATTTGGCCCGTGCGTTACCGGTGATTTTCCGTTCTGTAGGTATATCCGGTTAACCTAGTCTGCATATATTATTCGTTGCTTGCTTTCAAACTCCTTCCTAAAAGTACAATTTTTTCCACTAACGCGTAGAGAGTCTCCTTGATGACGGCGATGCTGCCTATAGTCGGTTTCCCCAGGTCAAAGTGGCAGCTTAAGTGACATCAAGCTTAACCATGAAAAACCCACCTGCAACTACTTATCACCTTGCCACTGGGAAGGAGGCACACCAACGACTTCCTTGTAAACCCGGGAGAAATGGGACAGACTCTTGAAGCCACATTCTTCGGCAATGTCCGTTAAGGGGAGGTTGGTCTCAGCAATCAGGTGCTGAGCCTTGGTAATCCGCATCATGCGCACATACTGTTGAACGGTAAGACCTGTTTGCCGTTTGAAGGTACGGGACAGATGTTCTGGACTAACATTGAAGACGCTGGCAAGATGGCTTACTTGTATTGATTCATCCAAGTGCTGATGGATGTATTCCTGGACGGCAGCCACAGGATCCCGATCCCAACTCAGCTGACGGTGCAGAACCGATCCCTGTTGGTTTTGACCAAGGTAACTGCGATAGATCAAAGCGATCAGTTGGTTAAGCAGACCACAGAGCATGGAGGACCGGGCCGGCCGGCTGTTGTTGAACTCATCGGCCAAAGCTAGAAAAAGACCCTTTACTTCCTCACCTCCTCCCTTCGAGGGAAAGGATAGGCTAATAGGGAAACTCCTCCTCAGTTCCTCCAGGACCAGCATCTCCAGCCACATGTTTCCTGTTCTCCCATCGGGGGCAAATAGGACCACCACCCGGTCGAAGGGCCCATCGGAGATGACCCGGTGGGGTGTGGATGCGTCGAACATGATCAGCGACCATTTGTTATGGCTGTACGATTGGTCCTCGATATAGAACGTAGAGTATCCTTGACAGGCAAAGTGGATCTCAATACCCGGCTGCTTGTGCATCGGCGTCCGGTAATCTATATTCCCATCGTGCCGCACGAAGATGGGAAACCGACGAAGCACCGTCAGCCAATATGACGGCAAGAGTTCATGGAAGACCAAGAAAAATCACCCGCAAAGTTAGAATCGATAAGCCCTACCACCCACTAGACAGTAGCATAATATCTTCGCTCAGCAAAGAGGGCTTCCCTCCCTGGACACCTGCCCATCTTTCTGGTAGCCAAAGATACCCTCGTCTAAACCAACTCCGAAAGCCGAAGAAAAGGGCTGTACCCTGATCCCAATACGCGTTGGTTGAAGCGCCTGCCCTAGCAAAGGTTCATGAAAACCAAGGAGACTCACCCGCAAAGCAAGAATTAGCGACCTTCCATCGTCCACAGCGCAGTAGTTCAGTATTCTCGCTAGTAAACGAAGACTTTCCTTCTGGAATAACTGGCCAGTTTTGCGATCGCCTGGGATATTCCTCTTCGGTGTCGTGTTTAACCCTTCTGGGTTATAACTCATCAAATAACTCCTAAGGGTTAACACCGCACCGGGAGGATTTTCCCTGGGGGAAGACGAAATTAACTTAGAACCGTTAAAAGTTCGTTTTTAACTTCATGGAGTTAATCGAAACCAAGGGGGGCATGGCTATGTCCTTGTTCATCTCCACAACGGTATTGATCACCCTATGTCTGTGGACCGAATATGGCCTCAAGCAATGGTTCGAGCCGGTATTCGCCTTGAATCCCCCCGGGTACACCCTTTACCTCGGCTACCGCATCACCCACGGCGCCGTCCTCGCCCTATTGTTGTTTTTCGCCTATCGACCTAGTTGGTGGTTCCTGCCGATCATCCTCCTCACCTGCAGCCTCGGTAGTACCGAGCTGCTCATCACGCCGGTCCAAGGACTGATGCAAAAACAATACGGGATCCGCTGCCGGTGGTTATACTTCCTGCCCATGCTGGGCATAGTCCTTTTAGGGCTAATCCTCGGCCCGACGGCGAAGTTGCAGCTCTCCTTTACCATGGAGCAACTCCTTGATGGCACCGGAGCTCTTGCGGTGCTTTACCTTTGTACATACATTCTCCTAGCCCAACCTGCTAACTTCGTCATTCGCTGGCTGGTGGACAAGGCCGACGATTTACTACTACCCGAGATGGTTCCGCAATCTATCCTGGAGAGAGCAGGGCAGTTGGAGATGGCTGCCACTTCCGAATCCCGAGGGCTTAACACCCTACAAGCAGGGCGGGTTATCGGTGTTTTGGAACGCTGGATCATCTGCACCTTGGTGCTAGTCTCTCAGTACGGGCTGATTGGACTTGTCCTCACCGCCAAATCGGTGGCCCGATTCAAACAGATCCAGGAGGAAGCCACCTTCGCAGAATACTATCTCATGGGCACCCTTTACAGCACCCTAATCGCCCTTGTGGCCGGTATTCTCGTATCAGGTTTTGGAAGTAGGTGAAACCCAGTGAACTACTATCTGGCCATGAAACTGGACTTGGTCGGCTCCCGCAAATTACCCAACCGGAGTCAAGCCCAGGAGAAACTAGTGACGGGGGTAAACGAGGTTAACAGGAGATTCGCATCATCCTTAGCCGCCGAATTCATTGTGACCCACGGGGATGAAATCCAAGGGCTTTTATTCCCCGATGCCCACAAAGCAACGTGGGACATCGTCGAATTCTTCATCGATTTTCTGCTGCCTATCGAGACCCGTTTCGGCATCGGGTATGGTTCCTTGAGCACCAAACTACAAAAACAGGCCATTGGCATGGACGGTCCGGCGTGGTACAGGGCCCAACAGGCCATCACCAATGCCAAAAGGGAACGTGCCACCATTGAACTAGCCGGATTCGGCGAGCCGTGGGATCGCACCGCCACCGCCCTCGGAAATCTCCTGTGCTGTTTACGGATGCGATGGACGGAGCAACAACGCCGGGTGGTTAAACTCCTCGAAGAGCATGGTACCCAAAGGATCGTGGCTGAGCTTCTAGGCATTTCCAACGCGGCTGTTTCCAAACACCTCGCCACCGCCGAATGGCGTCACTACCAAAGGGGACGGGAAGCCCTCCTTCTCCTTCTGGCCCAGGGAACCCTGAGACTCTGAATCAGCAGCGGTTGGATTGCCCGGTCAATGAAGTTGAGGCTGCTTTTCACGTTTCCGAGCCGAAACCAGATGGTCACAGCAGCGGATTGCAAGCAGACAATGCCCAAAGGCCGGAGAATCTTAGCCTTGGCTTTGCACCCACGGATAAGTCCAAAAGACTGTAGACGCTGTACCTCATGACTCCTACTACTCCTTCATAGTTGCACCGCTCTTGAGATCTCTGGATATCGAAATGGCTTCACTGAATTGAGTCGCAATGCCTGTCGGTACTGACCGGAATGCACACGGCGATTAAAACTTGCCAACGTATGTAGCCCCCATATCTCAGATAACCAAAATCCTATGTGCGAAGGAAGCAAAGGTCCTTCATTCGAGGAAGCTTCCCCGAATGAAGGACCCGTAACACCTCTGCTCGGTTCGTCGGATATGACTGTCTTGTTAGTAAACTCGGATCTCGTAAAGTCCCACCCGGGGAGCACCGTTTGTCTTATGAAAAATCACCTTAATCCCGTCGGCCTGGACCGGATCGAAGGTCAAACGGTTCACCCGCTGGTAGTTGCCTGTCACTTCGGTGAGTTTGTATTCCTTCCCATCCCGCAGGTAGTACACCGCGTAATCACGGACCACCTCGGGAATGGTGTTTTGTTCATACTCCACCTCAATGTTGTTGATCCGTGCATTCAGGTTCGAATCGAAGGTGAAGCAAATCTCCCGGATCTCCTCGGTCCCATCAAACTCCAACGTCACGTACTCACCGGTAACCCGATCCGCCGAGGCCCACAGATTGGGCAGCCCATAGGGCCGGTGGTATCCATTGGTGATATTGCTGGCCCCATAGATGTCCTGATCGGGGGTAACCTGGAAACAGGGCGAGTGTTTCATACTCCGCCAGAGGTACTCTTTCCTCTGCAGGGTAATGGCATCCCAGATGGTGGGACTTTGGATCGCGTGTCTGCTCAGTAACAAGACCCCCGGCAATTGCTTGGTGGTAACCCCCAGGCAGACCTGAGGGTTTGCTCCCAGTTCAACAAACATATTCTTCCCACCGAAATCGTGACCTACGGGAATCTCTATCCAGTGGAAGTCTGCACTGGCGGCGAGGGAAAGCTCTCCGCTGGTCACAAGCACGTCAGGGCTATAATTCTCCTTCTTCCCACTGCTATAGACCTTGTAGGCAAGCTTGGTGTCT encodes:
- a CDS encoding dihydrodipicolinate synthase family protein; the encoded protein is MDGKRQKTSGEAELFRGVMSLLLTPFDADKGIDWYTYDAYVDWQLSQKPHGLFAVCGSSEMKWLNLQERLALAERAVFRAKDVRVLAVANLHPDPERHREELDRMVATGVSGVVLVPYDGLALDVVKLEEYFTALIEASPVPVFLYEWPQVEPHLLPVEVFTRLVARGAVGIKDTTCTMEGITAKINSAPKAIVYQANTPFARDAIAAGAGGIMTITSTCYTDLVVRFWWAVTQKDEIAAVLHRELVFLDSLLIRGHPQAAKYVVHLRGMEFPLYTRWPVKLEPQVLRALDAWYTCSRI
- a CDS encoding helix-turn-helix transcriptional regulator; translated protein: MVFHELLPSYWLTVLRRFPIFVRHDGNIDYRTPMHKQPGIEIHFACQGYSTFYIEDQSYSHNKWSLIMFDASTPHRVISDGPFDRVVVLFAPDGRTGNMWLEMLVLEELRRSFPISLSFPSKGGGEEVKGLFLALADEFNNSRPARSSMLCGLLNQLIALIYRSYLGQNQQGSVLHRQLSWDRDPVAAVQEYIHQHLDESIQVSHLASVFNVSPEHLSRTFKRQTGLTVQQYVRMMRITKAQHLIAETNLPLTDIAEECGFKSLSHFSRVYKEVVGVPPSQWQGDK